Proteins co-encoded in one Lacerta agilis isolate rLacAgi1 chromosome 6, rLacAgi1.pri, whole genome shotgun sequence genomic window:
- the CC2D1B gene encoding coiled-coil and C2 domain-containing protein 1B has translation MLGRRPKKSPQVKGQAAAAAKQLGLFVEFNPEEMMLDLEDDGDLEAELAAITGENLPAGKTKPKGKTPLPMDHIEKMAAECMKDLDEDDDEGLEEDTELLAELQEVLGEEDGGGSGECETETIEESSVATEEPNNVPTQMAPAASSGLQQTIEERIVNYKAAILNAKEAGESSKVRRYERGLKALETMLTAVKKGKKVNEEEMPPPVASGKSSVTAPQAVPLNDSGSQDEITAPEGEEKEGSTTDHELKNPSDPELSVSTPDLQSQDADSGVLGTSTTSENNSPDLGTRALLVTREKEYKLAALKAKQKGDLEKAKEYMRTGKKFSLVLEALDSGQPVDLRDMPPAPQDLESPEMIQLPSKQAPSVAVETTLPVTAPDSQGPLPQPKTVMEALQQRLEKYKAAAAQAKASGDDRKSRMHERIAKQYQDAIRAHKAGRKVNFGELPVPPGFPPIPGLAPADDNTVAAVLENANRLVKMEEEEDKEEEEEDEGEPSTQAPAPKKPTQLPKKPVQVVQPITVPSAVIPEETSPEKDISQPTTVAAPEKSASTEHISPVALEHLEFLESRRKQYLKAAVQAKKRNDLEQAKAFLRTAKSLEPKIERAKNGKPVDISKLPSPPTDDEGDFIIIHHEDVRLSQKAEEVYVQLIKLLRDQHEKCLQYSKQFTHLGNVSETSRFEKLAQICKKDLDILQLAQAQGLDPPSHHFEERTFKIVRIFSELSSTEMHLIIVRGINLPAPPGVAPNDLDAFVKFEFHYPNTEQAQKSKTSVIKNTNCPEYDQLFKLNINRNHRGFRRAIQAKGIKFEIFHKGSFFRSDKQVGTAHLKLDKLEFECEIREIIEVLDGRKPTGGKLEVKVRLREPLSGQDLQTITENWLVLEH, from the exons CTCCCCTGCCTATGGATCATATTGAAAAGATGGCCGCTGAGTGCATGAAGGACttggatgaagatgatgatgaaggtCTGGAAGAAGATACCGAACTTTTG GCAGAGTTGCAGGAAGTCCTGGGAGAGGAAGACGGAGGAGGAAGCGGTGAATGTGAGACGGAAACAATAGAAGAGTCTTCTGTAGCCACAGAGGAGCCCAACAATGTACCAACACAG ATGGCGCCTGCTGCTTCCAGTGGACTGCAACAAACAATAGAAGAAAGGATAGTTAACTATAAGGCAGCTATACTCAATGCAAAGGAAGCCGGCGAGAGTTCCAAAGTGCGACGGTATGAACGGGGCCTGAAG GCATTGGAAACCATGCTGACTGCagtgaagaaagggaaaaaagtgaATGAGGAAGAAATGCCACCACCTGTAGCATCCGGGAAGAGCTCTGTCACAGCTCCACAAGCCGTGCCTTTGAATGACTCAGGCAGCCAAGATGAAATAACTGCtcctgaaggggaggaaaaggaaggctCTACTACAGACCATGAATTAAAGAACCCCAGCGATCCAGAGCTATCTGTGAGCACACCTGATCTCCAGAGCCAGGATGCAGATTCAGGTGTTCTGGGAACAAGTACCACTTCTGAAAACA ATTCCCCAGACCTTGGCACACGAGCACTGCTTGTGACAAGAGAGAAGGAGTACAAACTAGCAGCGCTCAAAGCTAAACAGAAGGGCGATCTTGAGAAGGCAAAAGAATACATGAGGACTGGGAAG AAGTTCAGCCTGGTTCTGGAAGCACTGGACAGTGGGCAGCCAGTAGACCTCAGGGATATGCCTCCAGCACCACAAG ACCTTGAAAGTCCAGAAATGATACAGCTTCCCTCAAAACAGGCACCATCTGTAGCTGTGGAAACCACCCTTCCTGTGACAGCACCAGACAGTCAAG GTCCCTTGCCTCAGCCAAAAACTGTGATGGAGGCTTTGCAGCAGAGGCTGGAGAAATACAAAGCAGCAGCCGCTCAAGCCAAAGCAAGTGGAGATGATCGGAAGAGCAGGATGCACGAGAGGATAGCcaag CAATACCAAGATGCCATAAGAGCCCATAAAGCAGGAAGGAAAGTGAATTTTGGTGAACTACCAGTTCCCCCTG gtTTTCCTCCAATTCCTGGACTGGCTCCTGCAGACGACAATACAGTTGCTGCCGTCCTTGAAAATGCTAACAGGCTGGTtaagatggaggaggaagaggataaagaagaggaggaggaagatgag GGTGAGCCTTCCACACAGGCTCCAGCTCCCAAGAAGCCCACTCAGCTGCCTAAGAAACCAGTGCAAGTTGTTCAGCCAATAACTGTGCCATCTGCTGTAATCCCAGAAGAAACCTCTCCTGAGAAAGATATTTCTCAACCCACCACTGTAGCAGCCCCAGAGAAATCTGCATCCACTGAGCACATCTCTCCAGTTG CTTTAGAACACCTTGAATTCCTGGAGAGTAGAAGGAAACAGTACTTAAAGGCTGCAGTCCAGGCAAAGAAGAGAAATGATCTGGAACAAGCCAAGGCGTTCCTAAGAACAGCCAAGAGCTTGGAGCCGAAGATCGAGCGGGCAAAAAATGGCAAGCCGGTCGACATTTCGAAG CTGCCATCACCACCTACAGATGATGAAGGTGACTTTATTATCATACACCATGAAGATGTCAGACTCTCTCAGAAAGCAGAAGAGGTGTACGTTCAGCTCATCAAGCTATTGAGAGACCAGCATGAG AAATGTTTGCAGTATTCGAAGCAGTTCACACATCTGGGAAATGTATCTGAAACTTCACG GTTTGAGAAGCTGGCTCAGATTTGTAAAAAAGATCTGGACATCTTACAGCTTGCacaggcccaggggctggatccccCAAGCCACCACTTTGAAGAGAGAACCTTTAAAATTGTAAG aATATTTTCTGAACTCAGTAGCACAGAAATGCATCTTATCATTGTCCGAGGAATAAATCTACCAGCTCCACCAG GTGTGGCACCCAATGATTTGGACGCATTTGTGAAATTTGAATTCCATTACCCAAATACA GAGCAAGCTCAGAAAAGTAAAACATCAGTGATAAAAAATACCAACTGCCCAG AATATGATCAGCTGTTCAAGCTGAACATTAACCGAAATCACAGAGGTTTCCGAAGAGCGATTCAGGCTAAAGGAATTAAATTTGAAATCTTCCACAAAGG GTCCTTTTTCAGAAGTGACAAGCAAGTGGGAACAGCACACTTGAAACTGGACAAACTGGAATTTGAATGTGAAATCAGAGAAATTATTGAG GTTTTGGATGGCAGGAAGCCTACTGGAGGGAAACTAGAAGTAAAAGTGAGACTCAGGGAGCCACTAAGTGGGCAGGATCTTCAAACAATTACAGAAAACTGGCTAGTCCTTGAACATTAG